From Toxorhynchites rutilus septentrionalis strain SRP chromosome 2, ASM2978413v1, whole genome shotgun sequence, a single genomic window includes:
- the LOC129769609 gene encoding galactose-proton symporter-like: protein MGGCTEWLEMSQKNKPQSNTLSAGIMTLMTTGFVIGSSIFNMDFHSQSWTFHHSDSTVLLATLSFYIAAMIGSVVGYLLVERYEKKPISKVYLCLVIVASILMIALPQHIVGVTFARVLFGLAHGSAYLVVLIHGGEVAIKEMRGMNMSAVHYCLTVGVLSHGSFSPTATFGQAIEPNRIIGIIGLTCAVLGGGLAQFLTYESPVYLIQRGRDAEAITTMMKLRQESTETWDIRNDYTEFKAMLQEDDESSRSTFRDGNLRPLALLSLGKLASVLSFNVALNLVRLYTLDKLFGMENYSLSATMILTIRLIAGVLFFYTIDAFGRRVPMAMSSFASGAFLTIFGIVFLCAESINRDVGIAIMLTYDVVASAGVTFVPDVYCSEAFSTQKKAASIAAVQTVENILQITIIAVFFSWDLTNESYYAGITLACGIPLIALAVVFYRYLPETAKMSIRQSRTEFSKRGEIVFRGTKQPRNYLND, encoded by the exons GAATCATGACGCTGATGACGACGGGATTTGTGATTGGCTCGTCAATATTCAACATGGACTTCCATAGCCAGTCGTGGACGTTCCACCACTCCGATAGCACCGTCCTGCTGGCAACTTTATCCTTCTACATCGCGGCTATGATTGGATCCGTCGTCGGGTATCTCCTAGTGGAACGATACGAGAAGAAACCTATTTCG AAAGTCTACCTCTGTCTGGTGATTGTAGCCAGCATTCTGATGATCGCCCTGCCCCAGCACATCGTTGGCGTCACATTTGCCCGAGTCCTGTTCGGGCTGGCGCACGGAAGCGCCTACCTGGTGGTGCTAATTCACGGCGGAGAAGTTGCCATCAAAGAAATGCGCGGTATGAATATGTCGGCTGTACACTACTGTCTGACGGTTGGTGTCCTAAGTCATGGTTCATTCAGTCCGACCGCCACGTTCGGACAGGCGATCGAACCGAATCGTATCATCGGCATCATTGGACTGACTTGTGCTGTGCTGGGAGGTGGATTAGCTCAGTTTCTAACGTACGAATCCCCGGTGTATTTGATTCAGCGAGGACGCGACGCGGAAGCGATCACCACGATGATGAAACTACGCCAAGAGTCCACCGAAACGTGGGACATTCGCAACGATTACACCGAATTCAAGGCGATGCTTCAGGAGGATGACGAAAGCTCGAGGTCGACTTTTCGAGACGGAAATCTGCGACCACTAGCGTTGCTATCGCTCGGCAAGCTAGCTTCCGTCCTATCGTTCAATGTGGCCCTCAATCTGGTCCGGTTGTATACTCTCGATAAGCTGTTTGGGATGGAAAACTACAGCCTATCGGCGACGATGATTTTAACAATCCGTCTGATTGCGGGAGTGCTGTTTTTCTACACGATTGATGCGTTCGGTCGTCGAGTTCCCATGGCGATGTCCTCCTTCGCCAGTGGCGCTTTTCTGACGATTTTTGGCATTGTGTTCCTTTGCGCGGAATCCATCAATCGAGACGTGGGTATCGCCATCATGCTCACTTATGACGTAGTGGCTTCCGCCGGAGTGACCTTCGTGCCGGATGTGTACTGCTCGGAAGCGTTCTCCACGCAGAAAAAGGCCGCCTCGATCGCCGCGGTACAAACAGTGGAAAACATATTACAGATCACGATCATCGCCGTGTTCTTCTCGTGGGATTTGACGAACGAATCGTACTATGCGGGAATTACGCTGGCCTGTGGCATTCCGTTGATTGCGCTGGCAGTGGTGTTTTACAGGTATCTGCCGGAGACTGCCAAGATGAGCATCCGACAATCGCGAACCGAATTCTCGAAGCGGGGAGAGATTGTTTTCCGAGGCACGAAACAACCGCGGAACTATTTGAACGACTGA